One segment of Methylotuvimicrobium sp. KM2 DNA contains the following:
- a CDS encoding 5-(carboxyamino)imidazole ribonucleotide synthase, with protein MIIGILGGGQLARMLALAGKPLGLQFMFLDPADEACASELGEHLQGDYTDRTLLTQMAERCDVVTYEFENVPVDIIDFIAEKTPVYPSAKALAVGQDRLTEKDFFRELGIPTAPYYAVDSFERLQEVMPEIGWPAILKTRRFGYDGKGQAISRSAADLQEAWRELEGSPVIVEGFVPFRREVSIIAARNVSGAIVYYPLSENQHRGGILRLAKSCDNDPLQSQAESMIARLLEALNYVGVLALELFDLDGHLVANEFAPRVHNSGHWTIEGSETSQFENHLRAILDQPLGNTKTRGFAAMQNFIGGVPSLKEVLALSEVHMHLYNKTPRKGRKVAHATIRSDTPEALSGRIAALAKLAEQTDDS; from the coding sequence ATGATAATTGGTATCTTGGGCGGCGGGCAATTGGCAAGAATGCTGGCATTGGCGGGAAAACCCTTGGGCTTGCAATTCATGTTTTTGGATCCGGCGGACGAGGCTTGTGCGAGCGAATTAGGCGAGCATTTGCAAGGTGACTATACGGATCGTACTCTATTGACGCAAATGGCCGAACGCTGCGATGTAGTGACTTACGAATTCGAAAACGTTCCGGTCGATATTATCGATTTTATTGCGGAAAAAACGCCTGTTTACCCGTCGGCTAAGGCCTTGGCGGTAGGCCAGGACCGCTTGACCGAAAAGGATTTTTTTCGAGAGCTGGGTATTCCGACCGCGCCTTATTATGCTGTCGATAGTTTCGAGCGCTTGCAAGAAGTTATGCCGGAAATTGGGTGGCCGGCGATTTTGAAGACTCGAAGATTTGGCTATGACGGGAAAGGTCAAGCCATTTCGCGTTCTGCGGCCGATTTACAGGAAGCTTGGCGGGAACTGGAAGGATCGCCGGTCATTGTCGAAGGTTTCGTGCCGTTTCGCCGAGAGGTTTCTATCATCGCCGCGCGCAATGTTTCAGGAGCTATCGTTTATTATCCCTTATCGGAAAATCAGCATCGAGGCGGTATTCTTCGTTTGGCCAAGAGCTGCGATAACGATCCGTTGCAATCCCAAGCAGAGTCGATGATAGCAAGATTGTTGGAAGCCTTGAATTATGTTGGAGTACTGGCTCTAGAGTTGTTCGATCTCGACGGGCATCTAGTCGCTAACGAATTTGCACCGCGCGTACATAATTCGGGTCATTGGACGATCGAAGGCTCTGAAACCAGCCAATTTGAAAATCATTTGAGAGCGATACTCGATCAGCCCTTGGGCAACACCAAGACACGCGGTTTTGCCGCAATGCAAAACTTTATAGGCGGCGTGCCGAGCCTGAAAGAGGTGTTGGCTCTGTCCGAAGTTCACATGCATTTATATAATAAGACGCCAAGAAAAGGCCGTAAAGTCGCGCATGCCACAATCAGATCGGATACTCCGGAAGCTTTATCCGGGCGGATAGCTGCGTTGGCAAAGCTGGCCGAGCAGACCGACGATTCTTGA
- a CDS encoding peptidase: MTYCIAASLNEGLVLVSDSRTNAGIDNVSTYGKMHAFDTNADRKIVLLSAGNLATTQAVLEQLKRDKLKDAKVNINSVDYLSDAANYLGQVSLEKQKQHLDTEGQSAFNPSATFIIAGQIGNEPPGAYMVYAEGNSITTSPHTPFLQIGEIKYGKPVLDRFLKLDTPLDEAARCCLVSMDSTIRSNASVGPPVEMLIYRKDSFRLDEYYCFEAENPYMVNLRKSWESTLRDAFAKLPPLMPQYAKPLEPDL; the protein is encoded by the coding sequence ATGACTTACTGTATCGCCGCTTCACTCAATGAAGGTCTCGTTTTGGTGTCCGATTCAAGGACCAATGCCGGGATCGATAATGTCAGCACTTATGGGAAAATGCATGCGTTCGATACGAATGCCGATCGCAAAATCGTTTTGTTGAGCGCGGGTAATTTGGCAACGACGCAGGCCGTTTTAGAGCAGTTGAAGCGCGATAAGCTCAAGGATGCCAAGGTTAACATTAATTCTGTGGACTATTTGTCGGATGCGGCCAATTACCTCGGTCAAGTTAGTCTCGAAAAACAAAAACAGCATCTCGATACCGAAGGGCAATCGGCGTTCAATCCGTCCGCCACGTTTATTATTGCCGGTCAAATCGGTAATGAGCCGCCGGGGGCTTATATGGTCTATGCCGAAGGCAATAGCATTACAACTTCTCCGCATACTCCGTTCCTGCAAATCGGCGAAATTAAATACGGTAAACCGGTGTTGGATCGTTTTTTGAAGCTCGATACGCCATTGGACGAAGCCGCGCGCTGCTGCTTGGTCTCGATGGATTCGACGATACGCAGTAATGCCAGCGTCGGACCGCCGGTCGAGATGTTGATTTATCGTAAGGATAGCTTCCGTCTGGATGAGTACTATTGTTTCGAGGCTGAAAATCCTTATATGGTTAATCTAAGAAAAAGTTGGGAAAGTACGTTGCGTGATGCCTTTGCGAAGTTGCCGCCCTTAATGCCGCAGTACGCTAAGCCATTGGAGCCCGATCTTTGA